Proteins found in one Streptomyces sp. NBC_00461 genomic segment:
- a CDS encoding inorganic phosphate transporter: protein MENFSLILAIVVVTALAFDFTNGFHDTANAMATTISTGALKPKVAVAMSAVLNLVGAFLSVEVANTISKGLVDETGIRPEVIFAALVGAILWNLLTWLVGLPSSSSHALMGGLIGATVASAGTGAVHGDVLVTKVLIPALAAPIVAGLAAMLATRLSYTLGKKADGKAAAKGYRAGQIASAGLVSLAHGTNDAQKTMGIITLALVAGGAVAPDSDPPTWVILSAGLAIALGTYLGGWRIIRTMGKGLTELQPQQGFAAQTSAATAILASSHLGFSLSTTHVVSGSVMGAGLGRKGGVVRWSTATRMLVAWCLTLPAAALVGALAESVTDLGAWGTAVVAVFLIASSAAIWKLSRREVVDATNVNETEEPAGVVTTAIAAVARPPAGTVTEDLTATIPAPATTAPDPAIPPAAAV from the coding sequence ATGGAAAACTTCTCGCTGATCCTCGCGATTGTGGTCGTAACCGCACTCGCGTTTGATTTCACGAACGGTTTCCACGACACCGCCAACGCGATGGCCACCACCATCTCGACCGGCGCACTCAAGCCCAAGGTCGCGGTGGCCATGTCCGCCGTGCTGAACCTTGTTGGCGCCTTTCTCTCGGTGGAGGTCGCCAACACGATCTCCAAAGGTCTCGTCGACGAGACCGGCATACGTCCCGAGGTCATATTCGCGGCGCTGGTCGGCGCGATCCTCTGGAACCTGCTGACCTGGCTGGTCGGGCTCCCCTCCAGCTCCTCGCACGCCCTGATGGGCGGTCTGATCGGCGCCACCGTCGCCTCGGCGGGTACGGGCGCCGTACACGGCGACGTACTCGTCACCAAGGTGCTCATCCCCGCGCTCGCCGCCCCGATCGTGGCGGGCCTCGCAGCGATGCTCGCGACCCGACTGTCGTACACCCTGGGCAAAAAGGCCGACGGCAAGGCCGCCGCGAAGGGCTACCGGGCCGGGCAGATCGCCTCCGCGGGCCTGGTCTCGCTGGCCCACGGCACCAACGACGCACAGAAGACGATGGGCATCATCACCCTCGCCCTGGTCGCCGGCGGCGCCGTCGCTCCCGACTCCGACCCGCCCACCTGGGTCATCCTCTCCGCGGGCCTCGCCATCGCGCTCGGCACCTACCTCGGCGGCTGGCGGATCATCCGCACCATGGGCAAGGGCCTGACCGAACTCCAGCCGCAGCAGGGCTTCGCCGCCCAGACCAGCGCGGCCACGGCGATCCTGGCCTCCTCGCACCTCGGCTTCTCCCTGTCCACCACGCACGTCGTCTCCGGTTCGGTGATGGGTGCGGGCCTCGGCCGCAAAGGCGGCGTGGTCCGCTGGTCGACGGCGACCCGGATGCTCGTGGCCTGGTGCCTGACGCTGCCGGCCGCGGCCCTGGTGGGCGCGCTGGCCGAGTCGGTCACGGATCTCGGCGCCTGGGGTACGGCCGTCGTCGCCGTCTTCCTGATCGCCTCCAGCGCGGCCATCTGGAAGCTCTCCCGGCGCGAGGTCGTCGACGCGACGAACGTCAACGAGACCGAGGAGCCGGCCGGTGTGGTGACCACGGCGATCGCCGCCGTGGCCCGGCCCCCGGCGGGCACGGTGACCGAGGACCTGACGGCCACGATCCCCGCCCCGGCCACGACCGCCCCCGACCCCGCGATCCCGCCGGCCGCGGCCGTCTGA
- a CDS encoding cobalamin biosynthesis protein, giving the protein MRADRVFAYGAAAGLLGDLLLGDPRRGHPVAAFGRAAGAVERVLWRDHRGWGALHALVCAGGAVGIGAVAAFAVRRSPAASVAVTAAATWAVVGGTSLAREAQSIGRALESGDVEAARARLPHLCGRDPQALDADGIARAVVESVAENTSDAVVGALVWGAVGGVPGLLGFRAVNTLDAMVGHRSPTYRRYGWASARLDDVAGWPGARLTAVLATVAGGDPRGAVRAWRADAGAHPSPNAGPVEASFAGALGVRLGGTLSYGGRVEHRPVLNREGRAVAVPDIERAVRLSRRVGLLALGVSVAARLMVKGHGK; this is encoded by the coding sequence GTGCGTGCCGATCGCGTTTTCGCGTACGGCGCCGCCGCCGGCCTTCTCGGTGACCTCCTGCTCGGCGATCCGCGCCGTGGGCATCCGGTCGCCGCGTTCGGGCGGGCCGCCGGGGCCGTGGAACGGGTGTTGTGGCGTGACCACCGCGGGTGGGGCGCGTTGCATGCCCTCGTGTGCGCCGGTGGAGCCGTCGGGATCGGCGCGGTCGCCGCCTTTGCCGTACGACGCTCCCCCGCCGCCTCCGTCGCGGTGACCGCCGCCGCCACATGGGCCGTCGTCGGGGGGACTTCGCTCGCTCGTGAGGCCCAAAGCATCGGGCGCGCGCTGGAGTCGGGCGATGTCGAGGCCGCCAGGGCCCGGCTGCCGCATCTGTGCGGGCGGGATCCGCAGGCTCTGGACGCCGACGGGATCGCGCGGGCCGTCGTCGAATCCGTCGCGGAGAACACCTCCGACGCGGTGGTGGGGGCCCTGGTGTGGGGGGCCGTCGGCGGGGTGCCGGGGCTGCTCGGGTTCCGTGCCGTCAACACCCTCGACGCCATGGTCGGGCACAGGTCGCCCACCTACCGGCGCTACGGGTGGGCTTCCGCGCGGCTGGACGACGTGGCGGGCTGGCCGGGGGCCAGGCTGACCGCCGTACTGGCGACGGTCGCCGGTGGTGACCCGCGTGGTGCGGTACGGGCCTGGCGTGCCGACGCCGGCGCGCATCCGAGCCCCAACGCCGGTCCCGTGGAGGCCTCGTTCGCCGGGGCGCTCGGGGTACGGCTCGGCGGGACCCTGTCGTACGGGGGGCGGGTCGAGCACCGGCCGGTCCTGAACCGGGAAGGCCGCGCCGTCGCCGTGCCCGACATCGAGCGGGCCGTACGGCTCTCGCGGCGCGTCGGACTCCTCGCGCTCGGCGTCAGTGTCGCCGCGCGCCTCATGGTGAAGGGACACGGGAAATGA
- a CDS encoding cobyric acid synthase — MSGGLLVAGTTSDAGKSVVTAGICRWLVRQGVKVAPFKAQNMSLNSFVTREGAEIGRAQAMQAQACRIEPTALMNPVLLKPGGEQSSQVVLMGKPVGELSARGYHGGRQQQLLGTVLDCLAELRGTYDAVICEGAGSPAEINLRRTDIVNMGIARNARLPVLVVGDIDRGGVFASFFGTVALLSPEDQELVAGFLVNKFRGDVSLLEPGLDMLHGLTGRHTYGVLPFRHGLGIDEEDGLRPAFKSSTALRGTVRESNVAPPLGEDVLRVAVCAVPLMSNFTDVDALAAEPGVVVRFVDRPEELADADLVIVPGTRGTVKALEWLRERGLADVLVRRASEQRPVLGICGGYQILGEHIEDEVESRRGHVEGLGVLPVRVRFAREKTLTRPVGEALGEPVEGYEIHHGVAEVTGGEAFITDDGGHSLDGCRVGRTWGTHWHGSLESDGFRRAFLREVAAAAGRRFVPAPDTSFAALREEQLDRLGDLIEQHADTDALWRLIESGAPQGLPFIPPGAPA, encoded by the coding sequence ATGAGCGGTGGTCTGCTCGTCGCCGGTACCACCTCCGACGCCGGCAAGAGCGTCGTCACCGCCGGGATCTGTCGCTGGCTGGTGCGGCAAGGCGTCAAGGTCGCGCCCTTCAAGGCGCAGAACATGTCGCTCAACTCGTTCGTCACCCGGGAGGGCGCCGAGATCGGGCGGGCTCAGGCCATGCAGGCGCAGGCCTGTCGGATCGAGCCCACCGCGCTCATGAATCCCGTGCTCCTCAAGCCCGGTGGCGAGCAGAGCAGTCAGGTCGTGCTCATGGGCAAGCCGGTCGGCGAGCTGAGTGCCCGTGGATACCACGGGGGGCGGCAGCAGCAGCTTCTCGGGACGGTTCTCGACTGCCTCGCCGAGTTGCGGGGCACGTATGACGCCGTGATCTGTGAGGGGGCGGGTTCTCCCGCCGAGATCAACCTGCGGCGGACCGACATCGTGAACATGGGGATCGCCCGGAACGCGCGGCTTCCCGTGCTCGTGGTCGGGGACATCGACCGTGGCGGCGTCTTCGCCTCCTTCTTCGGGACCGTCGCACTCCTGTCGCCCGAGGACCAGGAACTCGTCGCCGGGTTCCTCGTCAACAAGTTCCGGGGAGACGTCAGCCTCCTGGAGCCCGGGCTCGACATGCTGCACGGCCTCACCGGGCGGCACACCTACGGCGTCCTGCCCTTCCGGCACGGTCTCGGCATCGACGAGGAGGACGGCCTGCGGCCCGCCTTCAAATCAAGCACAGCCCTGCGGGGGACCGTGCGCGAGTCGAACGTCGCGCCGCCCCTCGGCGAGGACGTGCTGCGCGTCGCCGTCTGCGCGGTCCCCCTCATGTCCAACTTCACCGACGTGGACGCGCTGGCCGCCGAACCGGGTGTCGTCGTGCGGTTCGTGGACCGGCCCGAGGAGCTGGCCGACGCCGACCTCGTCATCGTTCCGGGAACCCGGGGCACGGTGAAGGCCCTGGAGTGGCTGCGGGAGCGCGGCCTTGCGGACGTCCTCGTACGAAGGGCCTCGGAGCAGCGGCCCGTCCTCGGCATCTGCGGTGGCTACCAGATCCTCGGCGAGCACATCGAGGACGAGGTCGAGAGCCGGCGCGGACACGTCGAGGGCCTCGGAGTCCTGCCCGTGCGGGTGCGGTTCGCCCGCGAGAAGACCCTCACCCGGCCGGTGGGCGAAGCCCTCGGCGAGCCGGTCGAGGGGTACGAGATCCATCACGGGGTCGCCGAGGTCACCGGCGGAGAAGCCTTCATCACCGATGACGGGGGACACAGCCTGGACGGCTGCCGGGTCGGCCGGACCTGGGGCACGCACTGGCACGGTTCGCTGGAGTCGGACGGGTTCCGGCGGGCCTTCCTGCGTGAGGTGGCGGCCGCCGCGGGCCGCCGCTTCGTGCCGGCCCCCGACACCTCGTTCGCCGCGCTGCGCGAGGAGCAGCTCGACCGGCTCGGCGACCTGATCGAACAGCACGCGGACACGGACGCGCTGTGGCGGCTCATCGAGTCGGGCGCGCCGCAAGGACTGCCTTTCATTCCACCGGGAGCACCCGCATGA
- the cobN gene encoding cobaltochelatase subunit CobN, with protein MSTVLLLSTADTDLLAARAASGADYRIGNPTRVDVAEELPGLLDGADIAVVRLLGGKRAWEDGLAALRASGVPTVLLGGETVPDAELMAESSVPAGVVAEALKYLVEGGPANLTELARFLSDTVLLTGEGFVEPQKMPEYGVHGEREFVEGRPTVGVLFYRAHELSGNTSFVDTLCDAIEARGANALPVYCGSLRGADPALYETLAKADTLVATVLAAGGAHASHASAGGDEEAWDIGALADLDVPVLQGLCLTSSRDAWDESDAALSPMDAAMQVAIPEFDGRLITVPFSFKEQGPDDVPVYVADPERAARVAGIAVRHAELRHKPNADKKLALVFTAYPTKHSRVGNAVGLDTPASAVRVLDALKDAGYGVTAYPDNGDELIHRLIAAGGHDVEWLTEEQLASAPARVPLADYQAWFDKLDPELRDGMLEAWGEPPGSLYVDGDDIVLASLQFGNVVVMIQPPRGFGENPIAIYHDPDMPPSHHYMAAYRWLEAATSEGGFGADAIVHMGKHGTMEWLPGKGLGLSRGCGPDAVLGELPLIYPFIVNDPGEGTQAKRRGHATVVDHLVPPMARADTYGDLAKLEQLLDEYALVSDLDPTKAPAVRAQIWTLVKAAELHHDLHVDEQPEEGDFDGFVMHIDGYLCEIKDVQIRDGLHILGGGPVGEPRVNLVLAVLRASQVWGGQANALPGLRASLAAHFGLVEKELLAEPGAPVKVPVELTDLVEGPSRTAADAIDLLEQLCRRIAEGMEAREWAVAESRALAHDVLGTELPDAVAVLEFACTEVVPRLARTTDEIGHILKALDGGYVPAGPSGSPTRGLVNVLPTGRNFYSVDPKAIPSRLSWEVGQSLADSLVQRYLQDTGDYPKSVGLTVWGTSAMRTQGDDIAEILALLGCRPVWDDASRRVTGFEVVGLAELGRPRIDVTVRISGFFRDAFPHVVGLIDDAVRAVADLDEPADRNFVRAHADEDTAEHGDRRRATARVFGSKPGAYGAGLLPLIDARNWRSDADLAEVYAVWGGYAYGRGLDGRAARGDMETAFRRIAVAAKNVDTREHDLVDADDYFQYHGGMVAMVRHLTGESPEAYVGDSATPDQVKTRTLGEETHRVFRARVVNPRWMAAMRRHGYKGAFEMAATVDYLFGYDATAGVVDDWMYEKLSAEYVFAPENREFMKKSNPWALRGITERLLEAADRGLWAEPDAQTLEQLRATYLELEGDLEGDQ; from the coding sequence ATGAGCACAGTGTTGTTGTTGTCGACCGCCGACACGGATCTGCTGGCGGCCCGGGCCGCCTCCGGTGCCGACTACCGGATCGGCAACCCGACCCGGGTGGACGTGGCGGAGGAACTGCCCGGACTGCTCGACGGCGCGGACATCGCCGTCGTACGGCTGCTCGGCGGGAAGCGGGCCTGGGAGGACGGGCTCGCCGCGCTCAGGGCGTCCGGCGTACCGACCGTGCTGCTCGGCGGAGAGACCGTGCCGGACGCGGAGTTGATGGCCGAGTCGTCGGTGCCCGCCGGTGTGGTCGCCGAGGCGCTCAAGTACCTCGTGGAGGGCGGGCCCGCCAACCTCACCGAGCTGGCCCGGTTCCTGTCCGACACCGTGCTGCTGACCGGTGAGGGGTTCGTCGAGCCGCAGAAGATGCCCGAGTACGGCGTCCACGGCGAGCGGGAGTTCGTCGAGGGCCGGCCGACCGTCGGCGTGCTCTTCTACCGGGCCCATGAGCTGAGCGGCAACACCTCCTTCGTGGACACCCTGTGCGACGCGATCGAGGCGCGTGGCGCCAACGCCCTTCCCGTGTACTGCGGTTCGCTGCGCGGCGCGGACCCGGCGTTGTACGAGACCCTCGCGAAGGCCGACACCCTGGTGGCCACGGTCCTGGCCGCGGGCGGCGCGCACGCCTCCCACGCCTCGGCCGGCGGCGACGAGGAGGCCTGGGACATCGGGGCGCTCGCCGACCTCGACGTCCCTGTGCTGCAGGGCCTGTGCCTGACGTCCTCGCGCGACGCCTGGGACGAGTCGGACGCCGCGCTGTCCCCGATGGACGCGGCGATGCAGGTCGCGATCCCGGAGTTCGACGGGCGCCTCATCACCGTTCCGTTCTCCTTCAAGGAGCAGGGACCCGACGACGTGCCGGTGTACGTCGCCGACCCGGAGCGGGCCGCGCGGGTGGCCGGAATCGCCGTACGGCACGCGGAGTTGAGGCACAAGCCGAACGCGGACAAGAAGCTGGCGCTCGTCTTCACCGCCTACCCGACCAAGCACTCGCGCGTCGGCAACGCGGTCGGCCTGGACACGCCCGCGTCGGCTGTCCGGGTGCTGGACGCCCTGAAGGACGCCGGGTACGGGGTCACCGCGTACCCGGACAACGGCGACGAGTTGATCCACCGGCTCATCGCGGCCGGCGGTCACGACGTGGAGTGGCTGACCGAGGAGCAGCTGGCCTCCGCGCCCGCCCGCGTGCCGCTCGCGGACTATCAGGCCTGGTTCGACAAGCTCGACCCCGAGCTGCGGGACGGGATGCTGGAGGCGTGGGGTGAGCCGCCGGGCTCCCTCTACGTCGACGGGGACGACATCGTGCTGGCATCCCTCCAGTTCGGGAACGTCGTCGTGATGATCCAGCCGCCGCGCGGCTTCGGCGAGAACCCGATCGCGATCTACCACGACCCCGACATGCCGCCCTCGCACCACTACATGGCGGCCTATCGCTGGCTGGAGGCTGCGACATCGGAGGGGGGTTTCGGCGCCGACGCGATCGTCCACATGGGCAAGCACGGCACGATGGAGTGGCTGCCGGGCAAGGGGCTCGGGCTCTCGCGCGGGTGCGGGCCGGACGCCGTGCTCGGCGAACTGCCGCTGATCTACCCCTTCATCGTCAACGACCCCGGCGAGGGCACCCAGGCCAAGCGGCGCGGGCACGCCACGGTCGTCGACCACCTCGTACCGCCGATGGCCCGTGCGGACACCTACGGCGACCTGGCCAAGCTGGAGCAACTGCTCGACGAGTACGCGCTGGTCTCCGACCTGGACCCGACGAAGGCGCCTGCCGTGCGGGCCCAGATCTGGACGCTGGTCAAGGCGGCCGAGCTGCACCACGACCTGCACGTGGACGAGCAGCCGGAGGAGGGCGACTTCGACGGGTTCGTCATGCACATCGACGGCTATCTGTGCGAGATCAAGGACGTGCAGATCAGGGACGGTCTGCACATTCTCGGCGGCGGACCGGTCGGTGAGCCGCGCGTCAATCTCGTACTCGCCGTGCTGCGTGCCTCGCAGGTGTGGGGCGGGCAGGCGAACGCGCTTCCGGGGCTCAGGGCTTCGCTCGCGGCTCATTTCGGGCTGGTCGAGAAGGAGTTGCTCGCCGAGCCGGGTGCGCCGGTGAAGGTGCCGGTCGAGCTGACGGACCTCGTCGAGGGGCCGTCCCGTACGGCCGCCGACGCGATCGACCTGCTGGAGCAGCTGTGCCGGCGGATCGCGGAGGGGATGGAGGCGAGGGAGTGGGCCGTCGCCGAGAGCCGCGCCCTCGCGCATGACGTCCTCGGCACCGAACTCCCGGACGCCGTCGCGGTGTTGGAGTTCGCCTGCACCGAGGTCGTGCCCCGGCTGGCGAGGACGACCGACGAGATCGGCCACATCCTCAAGGCCCTCGACGGCGGATACGTCCCGGCGGGCCCGTCCGGTTCGCCGACACGCGGCCTGGTCAATGTGCTCCCGACCGGCCGGAACTTCTACTCCGTCGACCCCAAGGCCATCCCCTCCAGGCTGAGTTGGGAGGTCGGCCAGTCCCTCGCCGACTCCCTCGTCCAGCGGTACCTGCAGGACACGGGCGACTATCCGAAGTCCGTCGGCCTGACGGTCTGGGGCACGTCCGCGATGCGCACCCAGGGCGACGACATCGCCGAGATCCTGGCGCTGCTGGGCTGCCGGCCGGTGTGGGACGACGCCTCGCGCAGGGTGACCGGGTTCGAGGTCGTCGGCCTGGCGGAGCTGGGGCGCCCGCGCATCGACGTCACCGTCCGTATCTCCGGCTTCTTCCGGGACGCGTTCCCGCACGTCGTCGGGCTGATCGACGACGCCGTCCGCGCGGTCGCCGACCTGGACGAGCCCGCCGACCGCAACTTCGTGCGGGCCCACGCCGACGAGGACACGGCCGAGCACGGCGACCGGCGGCGCGCGACCGCCCGGGTCTTCGGCTCCAAGCCGGGGGCCTACGGGGCAGGGCTGCTGCCGCTGATCGACGCCCGCAACTGGCGCAGCGACGCCGACCTCGCCGAGGTGTACGCGGTGTGGGGCGGTTACGCGTACGGGCGCGGGCTCGACGGGCGGGCGGCGCGCGGGGACATGGAGACGGCGTTCAGGCGGATCGCCGTCGCCGCCAAGAACGTCGACACCCGCGAACACGATCTCGTCGACGCCGACGACTACTTCCAGTACCACGGCGGCATGGTCGCCATGGTGCGGCATCTGACCGGCGAGAGCCCCGAGGCGTACGTCGGCGACTCCGCCACCCCGGATCAGGTGAAGACCCGGACGCTGGGCGAGGAGACGCACCGTGTCTTCCGGGCCCGTGTGGTCAACCCGCGCTGGATGGCGGCGATGCGCCGGCACGGCTACAAGGGCGCCTTCGAGATGGCGGCGACCGTCGACTACCTCTTCGGCTACGACGCCACGGCCGGCGTCGTGGACGACTGGATGTACGAGAAACTCAGCGCCGAGTACGTCTTCGCCCCGGAGAACCGGGAGTTCATGAAGAAGTCCAACCCGTGGGCGCTGCGCGGGATCACCGAGCGCCTGCTGGAGGCCGCGGACCGCGGACTGTGGGCCGAGCCGGACGCGCAGACGCTGGAGCAGCTGCGCGCCACGTACCTGGAGCTTGAAGGCGACTTGGAGGGCGACCAGTGA